Proteins co-encoded in one Malus sylvestris chromosome 9, drMalSylv7.2, whole genome shotgun sequence genomic window:
- the LOC126583608 gene encoding uncharacterized protein LOC126583608, with product MSIVPICELKPFRNDMKIKVRICRLWRPKMFGRQNQFNGLQCVLVDELNDAIEASVLEVDYEIVAPKIKVGCIYEITRLHSRSSKQTYKVVPHTVQLYFNGKTTFKQIPERPPHIPEHRFYLVDYSELLSRVDKVEILTDVMGHITAVQPLEERMVNKERPETKCDVHLQNTRNEEVRVTLWGDCTRTFDIEVVTQQPSTIVAVFTSLKVKRFLGNTVLSSTGCTLFFINPKIPEAANYKSISSHALKMIPTSAQLMTPDQLDAAEKLSVGQLNILDPNLYQNTPFLCRAAIARFDLSNGWWYKACLICFKQLKPKPQSDLLVCPTDDIQNPIAWFKVSLILEDANDETNAIIIGKSTEELFGITCEELVINKSFCDQNELPQQILRVKGQIKLFQLKLGKVKSDTSRNDLLIQTVIKDQTQIHPSNNNKNDEAISNLGKKHMVHEMLPCTPPLSLKKSLPSSPTESSSSSKKRQREPVKKSLFTSTPTKKSKSDTTSGYSEETYAFEETDDENVANTDKTPSE from the exons ATGAGCATCGTACCAATCTGTGAATTAAAGCCTTTTAGAAACGATATGAAGATCAAAGTTAGAATATGCCGGTTGTGGAGACCCAAAATGTTTGGACGCCAAAACCAATTCAATGGCTTACAATGTGTACTGGTTGATGAACTG AATGATGCCATTGAAGCCTCGGTCTTAGAAGTAGACTATGAGATAGTAGCTCCAAAAATTAAAGTTGGTTGTATATATGAGATCACACGGTTGCATAGCCGTTCCAGTAAACAAACGTACAAGGTCGTACCACACACTGTACAACTATACTTCAATGGGAAAACAACTTTCAAACAAATACCAGAAAGACCTCCACACATTCCTGAGCACCGCTTTTATTTAGTGGATTACAGTGAATTGTTATCCCGTGTAGATAAAGTTGAAATTCTCACAG ATGTTATGGGACATATCACAGCAGTGCAACCATTGGAAGAAAgaatggttaacaaagaaagacCGGAAACAAAATGTGACGTTCACCTTCAAAACACCAG AAACGAAGAAGTGAGAGTTACACTTTGGGGAGACTGCACCAGGACCTTTGATATTGAAGTTGTAACACAACAACCATCAACAATTGTGGCTGTGTTCACAAGTCTCAAAGTAAAACGGTTCCTAG GAAACACAGTGCTTAGCAGTACCGGATGCACTTTGTTTTTCATAAACCCAAAAATACCAGAAGCAGCAAATTACAAATCGAT TTCCAGTCATGCTTTGAAAATGATTCCAACCTCAGCACAACTAATGACACCAGATCAATTGGATGCCGCTGAAAAACTATCAGTAGGGCAATTGAATATCTTGGATCCAAATCTTTATCAG AACACTCCATTTCTGTGCAGAGCCGCAATTGCACGGTTTGATTTGAGTAACGGCTGGTGGTACAAGGCATGTCTAATCTGCTTCAAACAACTAAAACCAAAGCCTCAAAGTGACCTGCTGGTTTGTCCAACTGATGATATTCAAAACCCTATTGCTTG GTTCAAAGTTAGTTTAATTCTTGAAGATGCCAATGACGAAACCAATGCCATCATTATAGGTAAATCAACCGAAGAACTATttggaatcacatgtgaagaaTTAGTAATCAACAAAAGTTTCTGTGACCAAAATGAATTACCACAACAAATACTCCGAGTAAAAGGTCAAATCAAACTTTTCCAACTCAAACTTGGGAAAGTTAAAAGTGACACAAGCAGAAATGACTTGCTCATCCAAACTGTTATCAAGGATCAAACACAAATTCACCcttcaaacaacaacaaaaatgatGAAGCAATAAGTAACCTTGGGAAGAAACATATGGTTCATGAAATGTTACCATGCACACCACCACTCTCACTCAAGAAATCTCTACCTTCATCTCCAACTGAGAGCAGTTCAAGTTCAAAGAAACGACAAAGGGAGCCAGTCAAAAAGAGTCTTTTCACCTCTACACCAACAAAAAAATCTAAAAG TGATACCACAAGTGGATACAGTGAAGAGACCTATGCATTTGAAGAGACCGATGACGAGAATGTAGCAAACACAGATAAAACTCCCAGTGAATAG